One Helicobacter cetorum MIT 00-7128 DNA window includes the following coding sequences:
- a CDS encoding ketoacyl-ACP synthase III, which yields MKIYASLKSIAMHAPERKVGNAEFQKFLDTSDEWIEKRTGIKERRFAKDSQKSSDLGVIAAKKAIERAKLTPKDIDLVIVASLSPDFLAMPSTACIISAKLGIENKPAFDISAACTGFIYLLSMAKAYVESGMYQNVLIVGAEKTSSVLDFEDRGTCILFGDGAGACVIGRTTEIKESVLDVQISANGNFSDYLCTPRMLQATPFNQIEDSSKPFLRMKGNEVFKLAVKTLLKDVEIILEKNALKPEDVRLFIPHQANLRIIQAVREHLDFKDEQVVLTVHKYGNTSAASIPMAMCEAYEEGRLKKGDLMLLDAFGGGLTWGSALVYFNGE from the coding sequence ATGAAAATTTATGCCTCTCTTAAGTCAATTGCTATGCATGCCCCAGAGAGAAAAGTAGGGAATGCAGAGTTTCAAAAATTTTTAGATACTAGCGATGAGTGGATAGAAAAGCGCACGGGAATTAAAGAGCGCCGTTTTGCAAAAGACTCTCAAAAAAGTAGCGATTTAGGCGTAATTGCCGCTAAAAAGGCTATAGAGCGTGCGAAACTTACCCCAAAAGACATTGATTTAGTCATTGTGGCATCATTAAGCCCAGATTTTTTGGCTATGCCCTCAACTGCATGTATTATCAGTGCTAAATTAGGCATTGAGAATAAGCCTGCTTTTGATATTTCAGCCGCTTGCACGGGATTTATTTATTTGTTGTCTATGGCTAAGGCCTATGTTGAAAGCGGAATGTATCAAAATGTGCTAATCGTTGGAGCAGAAAAGACTAGCAGTGTGCTAGATTTTGAGGATAGAGGGACTTGTATTTTGTTTGGCGATGGCGCTGGGGCGTGCGTAATTGGTAGAACGACTGAGATAAAAGAGAGTGTTTTAGATGTGCAGATTTCAGCCAATGGTAATTTTTCGGATTATCTTTGCACGCCACGAATGCTACAAGCAACTCCTTTTAATCAAATTGAGGATAGCTCAAAGCCCTTTTTACGCATGAAAGGGAATGAAGTGTTTAAACTAGCGGTTAAAACACTTTTAAAAGATGTGGAAATAATTTTGGAAAAAAATGCCTTAAAACCTGAAGATGTGCGTTTGTTTATTCCCCACCAAGCAAACTTAAGAATTATTCAGGCTGTAAGAGAGCATTTGGATTTTAAAGATGAGCAAGTAGTTTTAACCGTGCATAAATACGGCAATACTTCAGCCGCAAGTATTCCGATGGCTATGTGTGAGGCGTATGAAGAGGGGCGTTTGAAAAAGGGCGATTTAATGCTTTTAGATGCCTTTGGGGGGGGCTTGACTTGGGGTTCAGCATTAGTGTATTTTAATGGGGAATAA
- a CDS encoding outer membrane beta-barrel protein produces the protein MLFSSYAYGDELQEDMNNKFFKKVKEKLKKAHAQKQVDKTKKRYADKSAFYLGVGYEFDFVSNNLFGISSTGKHTSKTPSMFNGLGVAMGYKYILKKHKWLGFRGGAFYDVSVPFVSLSSIDNEIDNAESNLNNTINGMNNSMNNAVSGCTTNQDTTTCNYSSSVCTTSQDTINCNYSDYSSSSNGSIDYAIGTPQISAIQTYGANLDVLLNVANHQRIFFGFRVGIGLAGASYSISNSSDYASYLKPLKDKVNNTTFQFLVNLGMRIGGKHNHFEWGVKIPTINNTYFDIGSQANSQIQQAMQGLGSFGSSYALPSKSTMRRFLALYFEYIFSF, from the coding sequence ATGTTATTTTCTAGTTATGCCTATGGAGATGAGTTGCAAGAAGATATGAATAATAAATTTTTCAAAAAAGTCAAAGAAAAGTTAAAAAAAGCTCACGCTCAAAAGCAAGTTGATAAAACAAAAAAGAGATACGCTGATAAGAGTGCGTTCTACTTAGGGGTAGGTTATGAATTTGATTTTGTGAGCAATAATTTGTTTGGTATTAGCTCTACCGGAAAGCATACTTCAAAAACCCCCTCTATGTTTAATGGGCTTGGTGTGGCTATGGGCTATAAATACATTTTGAAAAAACATAAATGGCTTGGTTTTAGGGGTGGCGCATTTTATGATGTTTCAGTTCCTTTTGTCAGTCTTTCTAGTATCGATAACGAAATTGATAATGCGGAGAGTAACTTGAATAATACTATCAATGGCATGAATAATAGTATGAATAATGCAGTCTCTGGTTGCACCACTAACCAAGATACTACTACTTGTAATTATAGTAGTAGCGTTTGCACTACTAGCCAAGATACTATTAATTGCAATTATAGCGACTATAGCAGTAGTAGTAATGGTAGTATTGATTATGCTATTGGAACCCCACAAATTAGTGCTATCCAAACTTATGGAGCTAATCTTGATGTGCTTTTGAATGTGGCTAATCATCAAAGAATCTTTTTTGGTTTTAGGGTTGGGATAGGGCTTGCTGGTGCGAGTTATAGCATTAGTAATAGCAGTGATTATGCAAGCTATTTGAAACCACTCAAAGATAAGGTTAATAACACCACTTTTCAATTTTTAGTCAATCTAGGCATGCGCATAGGGGGCAAGCATAATCATTTTGAATGGGGGGTTAAAATCCCTACCATTAATAACACCTATTTTGACATAGGCTCTCAAGCTAACTCACAAATTCAACAAGCGATGCAAGGATTAGGGAGTTTTGGTTCTAGCTACGCATTGCCCTCTAAATCTACTATGAGACGCTTTCTTGCACTCTATTTTGAATATATTTTTAGCTTTTAA
- a CDS encoding NAD(P)-binding domain-containing protein — MEKEILDVLIVGAGPGGIASAVECEVAGIKKVLLCEKTESHSGMMQKFYKAGKRVDKDYKKQVVELRGHIPFKDSFKEETLDNFTQLLKEHHIEPSYKTDIESVKKEGDLFKVTTSSNEVHYAKFVVIAIGKMGQPNRPTSYKIPVNLSKQVVFTINDCKEGEKTLVIGGGNSAVEYAISLCKIAPTTLNYRRSEFARINEDNAKNLKEVLDNNTLKSKLGVDIESLEEYGTQIKVNFTDNTSENFERLLYAIGGSTPLEFFKRCDLELDSSTNIPMVKDNLESTNISNLFIVGDILFKNGASVATALNHGYDVATEISKRLSH, encoded by the coding sequence ATGGAAAAAGAAATTTTAGATGTATTGATTGTAGGCGCAGGTCCGGGCGGTATTGCAAGCGCTGTAGAGTGCGAGGTAGCTGGAATTAAAAAAGTGCTTTTATGTGAAAAAACAGAAAGCCATTCAGGCATGATGCAAAAATTCTATAAAGCGGGCAAAAGAGTGGATAAAGACTATAAAAAACAAGTCGTAGAACTTAGAGGGCATATCCCTTTTAAAGACAGCTTTAAAGAAGAAACTTTGGATAATTTTACCCAACTACTAAAAGAGCACCACATAGAGCCTAGCTATAAGACTGATATTGAGAGTGTGAAAAAAGAGGGCGATTTATTTAAAGTAACCACTTCATCTAATGAAGTGCATTATGCAAAATTTGTTGTCATTGCTATTGGTAAAATGGGTCAGCCAAACCGCCCTACTAGCTATAAAATCCCGGTTAATCTCTCTAAGCAAGTGGTCTTTACCATTAATGATTGCAAAGAGGGCGAAAAAACTCTTGTTATAGGTGGGGGTAACTCAGCGGTGGAATACGCCATTTCTTTATGCAAGATTGCACCCACAACCCTTAATTACCGCCGAAGCGAGTTTGCTAGAATCAATGAAGATAACGCTAAAAATTTAAAAGAAGTCCTTGATAATAACACGCTTAAGAGCAAGCTTGGCGTGGATATTGAGAGCTTAGAAGAATATGGCACGCAAATTAAAGTGAATTTCACGGATAACACCAGCGAAAATTTTGAGCGTCTCCTTTATGCTATTGGGGGTTCTACACCATTAGAATTTTTTAAGCGCTGTGATTTAGAGCTAGATTCTAGCACGAATATCCCTATGGTTAAAGACAATTTAGAAAGCACTAATATTTCTAATCTATTCATCGTGGGCGATATTTTGTTTAAAAATGGTGCGAGCGTTGCAACCGCATTAAACCATGGCTATGATGTAGCGACTGAGATTTCTAAAAGACTCTCTCATTAA
- the ccoS gene encoding cbb3-type cytochrome oxidase assembly protein CcoS encodes MNTEILTIMLVVSVLMGLVGLIAFLWGVKSGQFDDEKHMLEGVLYDSPNDLNEAILQQEHQKNSPSKKP; translated from the coding sequence ATGAACACAGAAATCTTAACCATAATGTTAGTTGTCTCTGTGCTTATGGGGCTAGTAGGGTTAATAGCGTTTTTATGGGGTGTGAAAAGCGGGCAGTTTGATGATGAAAAACACATGCTTGAGGGTGTTTTGTATGATAGCCCTAATGATTTAAACGAGGCGATTTTACAACAAGAGCACCAAAAAAACTCGCCAAGCAAAAAGCCCTAA
- a CDS encoding DedA family protein, with protein sequence MQEALQSFQEGFSHWGYLILFLYSLGSGYVGIVIASILSATTQTLDIKMTIFVAFLGNVVGSGAFVVFARYQKKEFLKYFQKHQRKLALASLWVKRYGFLMIFVNKYLYGIKTIVPLAIGFSKYPLKKFLWLNVLSSLVWALLVGGISYVASDWVKGLYDEFSAHSSYFIMGVALVLILLWVLLKRYSRKIGF encoded by the coding sequence ATGCAAGAGGCGTTGCAATCTTTTCAAGAAGGCTTTAGCCATTGGGGTTATTTGATTTTATTTTTGTATTCGTTGGGTAGTGGGTATGTGGGCATTGTGATTGCCTCTATTTTGAGCGCAACGACACAGACTTTGGATATAAAAATGACTATTTTTGTAGCCTTTCTAGGTAATGTTGTGGGTAGTGGGGCATTTGTAGTGTTTGCACGCTATCAAAAAAAAGAATTTTTAAAATACTTTCAAAAACACCAACGCAAACTCGCTTTAGCCTCTTTATGGGTTAAACGATATGGATTTTTAATGATTTTTGTTAATAAATATCTATATGGAATTAAAACGATAGTGCCTTTGGCAATTGGTTTTAGTAAATATCCTTTAAAGAAATTTTTATGGCTTAATGTTTTATCTAGTTTAGTGTGGGCATTATTAGTAGGGGGTATATCATATGTGGCGAGCGATTGGGTTAAGGGGCTTTATGATGAGTTTTCGGCGCATTCTTCATACTTTATTATGGGGGTGGCTTTGGTGCTTATTTTGCTATGGGTTTTGTTGAAACGCTATTCACGCAAAATTGGTTTTTAA
- a CDS encoding flavodoxin — protein MAKIGIFFGTDSGNAETVSEKIASKLGDAEVIDVAKASKEQFDGFNNVILVAPTAGAGDLQTDWEDFLGTLESSDFANKTIGLVGLGDQDTYSETFAEGIFHIYEKAKAGKVVGHTSTDGYNFEASKAVEGGKFIGLVIDEDNQDDLTDSRIEKWVDEIKGSFA, from the coding sequence ATGGCAAAAATTGGTATCTTTTTTGGAACAGACAGCGGTAATGCTGAAACAGTTAGTGAGAAAATTGCAAGCAAACTTGGCGATGCTGAAGTAATTGATGTTGCTAAAGCAAGCAAAGAGCAATTTGATGGTTTCAATAATGTGATTTTAGTTGCTCCAACAGCAGGAGCTGGTGATTTACAAACTGATTGGGAAGATTTCTTAGGAACATTAGAGTCAAGTGATTTTGCTAACAAAACCATTGGACTTGTAGGTTTGGGCGACCAAGATACTTATAGTGAGACTTTTGCTGAAGGTATTTTTCATATCTATGAAAAAGCTAAAGCTGGTAAGGTTGTAGGTCATACTTCTACTGATGGTTATAACTTTGAGGCTTCTAAAGCTGTTGAGGGTGGTAAATTCATTGGTTTAGTAATTGATGAAGACAATCAAGATGATTTGACTGATAGCCGTATTGAAAAATGGGTAGATGAAATTAAAGGTTCTTTTGCTTAA
- the ybeY gene encoding rRNA maturation RNase YbeY, protein MLEIDNQTSFECNVSLLEEIAQFLAPTQMIELVLVSAENMRMINRDLRNCDYATDVLSFPLEQIMHAPLGSVVINMDLAKENAQMLGHTLDDEVALLFIHGILHLLGYDHEKDNGEQRQKESEIIKAFNLPLSLIERTLKED, encoded by the coding sequence ATGTTAGAAATAGATAATCAAACTTCTTTTGAATGCAATGTTTCTTTGTTAGAAGAGATTGCGCAGTTTTTAGCCCCCACTCAAATGATTGAGCTTGTGCTAGTGAGTGCAGAAAATATGCGTATGATTAATAGAGATTTACGAAATTGTGATTATGCGACTGATGTTTTGAGTTTCCCTTTAGAACAAATTATGCATGCGCCTTTAGGTAGTGTGGTTATCAATATGGATTTAGCTAAAGAAAACGCTCAAATGCTAGGGCATACTTTAGATGATGAAGTAGCGCTTTTATTTATTCATGGGATTTTGCATTTATTAGGCTATGACCATGAAAAGGACAATGGAGAGCAACGCCAAAAAGAAAGTGAAATTATCAAAGCCTTTAACTTGCCTTTGAGCTTGATTGAGCGCACGCTTAAAGAGGACTAG
- the proC gene encoding pyrroline-5-carboxylate reductase: MQKETLLFIGYGNMMQSILEGAHEKLSQQFNLQITGRNPQKIAPFLKEKNIDATIISIPPTKIIDIKNKFVFLLYKPYNLHDFNYEGEAKSIISALAGVSFKSLCNTFYAKYYLKCMPNIASKFALSSSAICEYIPSQTKEIETISQNTLEIIQSFGLAINVSNEEQVNASVATNGSSLAFLSLVASALKDAGIREGLNAKDSLALVSMTFKGFAKLLENERPEMITEQICTPKGTTIEGLSVLEKMGVRGAFIEACHASVEKMRPKS; encoded by the coding sequence ATGCAAAAAGAAACTTTACTTTTTATTGGATATGGGAATATGATGCAATCTATCTTAGAGGGGGCGCATGAAAAATTAAGCCAACAATTCAACCTGCAAATCACAGGGCGTAATCCCCAAAAAATCGCCCCTTTTTTAAAAGAAAAGAATATTGATGCCACGATTATTTCTATACCACCCACTAAAATCATTGATATTAAAAATAAATTTGTTTTCTTGCTCTATAAGCCCTATAATTTGCATGATTTTAATTACGAGGGTGAGGCTAAAAGCATTATTAGTGCGCTTGCAGGCGTGAGCTTTAAGAGTTTATGCAACACTTTTTATGCTAAATACTACTTAAAATGCATGCCAAATATTGCGAGCAAGTTCGCCCTCTCTTCTAGCGCAATCTGTGAGTATATCCCCTCTCAAACAAAAGAGATTGAAACCATTAGTCAAAACACGCTAGAAATTATCCAAAGCTTTGGTTTAGCCATAAATGTATCTAATGAAGAGCAGGTGAATGCAAGTGTGGCTACCAATGGTAGCTCACTAGCGTTTCTAAGCCTTGTAGCAAGCGCATTAAAAGATGCAGGCATTAGAGAGGGTTTGAACGCTAAAGATTCTTTAGCATTAGTTAGCATGACTTTTAAGGGCTTTGCCAAGCTTTTAGAGAATGAACGCCCAGAAATGATTACTGAGCAAATCTGCACCCCCAAAGGCACAACTATTGAGGGCTTAAGCGTTTTGGAAAAAATGGGGGTTAGAGGGGCATTCATAGAGGCTTGTCATGCAAGTGTAGAAAAAATGCGCCCAAAATCTTAA
- a CDS encoding outer membrane protein, which yields MKITSILSRVFLIGSLLTYQHLIAEDNGWYMSVGYQIGGTQQEIDNKALTQNINTINQVRENAIAMAGSNGLMTLTSRALLGALNHSLSNSYNNQLQGIAKILNTRLQDNNQSFSVQQMQALEQEIMGLSGSANFLKAHSVKPAVDIFNSTNKAFQNALKTSIDALNNVNKINPSSNNTQVKAELQNTITSLNKLLNTANIDITNAIQTTYANTLLTQLQEQVNQSNDSALQTAFKNLLTTYGLSSITKDKNGVIDYVANDNSNSLLSAIKGNSATIDNSNNSTYNNTLTMNIIDSGEQQALNSLISPLQTLAKNAKTQGLAQKFLNLVEGTLNSNAINETTLALNNLYNALRFRALGSVVSKNSEQIISNMLGNVVKPSIFTNENDMLGQIGSGANIIQATSTPATAPTASTATIKSSTNPNELSPAQRMENTQRVALKNNEQYVPTFNIIEQVLKVYNTLNSSKDSIQATSSQGKTLACLFNDTNICNTSSSITTATLNNPQNTNNPTTITLDSVLNGVLSGLSNSISSMSQAISKVNTQEIAQMLFGSQGNVNIGAPQSGLYNSYDCNTANGAMACSKQMAVFYKLINTLNQDAIPTSITDMHNNTQYNDPTAYYKGLQNALGYSNNNGTITLTQNGILQNIFSQLQSQARKIDTLYNTIFSNANNNGQTLDLKDSYTCNNGTCTIKSGSVASKLQELQKEEMAYNEALNNIKNTLAPTSKKTTMIATKPESNSAFTEAINKEVTNLKTALNTKGGADYLNNQGVVKGLLDVFNNLNLGTLNKEQDFKNSTISSGSYTYKESQETHPTFSSDSSIAKTLESKQECVGGNGICHALIAIGNQTLNIAYNGNLQISYTADSNKKVELGTFGNYHNFSLGNTIIQAPNNNTSNGFSALKIPNGTSASIHINVDGTTLTYNVANENGKIVVTPPSSQTTIAVNGGNVATITNSNPIAKKASDEGVLALGIEMSHNYDSFGIATSPAKQIVCGFDNPNEVFKDKCSFAEGKQYLAQLLNAIPTTGATNTNEIISLFGQLVSDLSGRNQYTPEQEVVMQEFFNIINNGMQDLGKATNLDNLGTLLQKISNNTESVQVFNQKLDELLGHGIDNGVQALQKRIASYQDEINNIQALANNYGREPFLNQYAPGKSHQHGVSNGFGINVGYKQFFGNQRIFGFRYYGFFDYGYTSMGIGSEASSANIFVYGAGTDFLWDVFRRTYYTKAINFGFFAGVQVAGATWASSLHKEIVDNWGNSKDIDPTHFQFLFNLGVRTNFSEFKKYTGKMRNRALLHQQGIEFGIKIPTINQAYLNGAGADVKYRRLYTFYINYVTGF from the coding sequence ATGAAAATAACATCTATTTTATCCAGAGTTTTTTTAATAGGCTCTCTATTAACTTATCAACATCTTATAGCAGAGGATAATGGCTGGTATATGAGTGTGGGCTATCAAATCGGAGGCACACAGCAAGAGATTGATAATAAAGCCCTCACTCAAAATATTAATACAATTAACCAAGTGCGAGAAAATGCGATTGCTATGGCTGGCTCTAATGGGTTGATGACTTTAACTTCAAGGGCATTATTGGGGGCATTAAATCATTCACTCTCTAATAGTTATAACAACCAGTTGCAAGGGATAGCTAAGATTCTTAACACACGATTGCAAGATAATAACCAATCTTTTAGCGTCCAACAAATGCAAGCTTTAGAACAAGAGATTATGGGTTTAAGCGGGAGCGCAAATTTTCTAAAAGCTCATAGTGTTAAGCCAGCGGTTGATATTTTTAACTCCACTAACAAAGCCTTTCAAAATGCGCTTAAAACAAGCATTGATGCTTTAAATAATGTTAATAAAATTAACCCCTCTAGCAATAACACTCAAGTAAAAGCTGAGCTTCAAAACACCATAACAAGCCTTAACAAGCTTTTAAATACCGCTAATATAGATATTACTAATGCCATTCAAACCACTTATGCGAATACTTTGCTCACACAATTACAAGAGCAAGTTAATCAGAGCAATGATTCAGCCCTTCAAACCGCCTTTAAGAATCTCTTAACAACTTATGGTCTAAGCTCTATTACTAAGGATAAAAATGGGGTAATTGACTATGTTGCAAATGATAACTCTAATTCGCTTTTAAGCGCTATTAAGGGCAATTCTGCAACAATAGATAATAGTAATAACTCCACCTACAATAACACACTAACGATGAATATTATTGATAGTGGCGAGCAACAAGCCCTTAATAGCCTTATAAGCCCTCTTCAAACTCTTGCTAAAAACGCTAAAACCCAAGGGTTAGCCCAAAAGTTTTTAAATCTCGTTGAAGGCACACTCAATAGTAATGCTATCAATGAAACTACCCTAGCCTTAAATAATCTCTATAATGCTTTGAGATTTAGAGCTTTGGGGAGTGTGGTTTCAAAAAATTCAGAACAGATTATCTCTAATATGCTTGGCAATGTAGTTAAGCCTAGTATTTTTACTAATGAAAATGACATGTTAGGTCAAATTGGTAGTGGTGCTAATATTATTCAAGCAACTTCCACACCTGCAACTGCTCCTACAGCCTCAACAGCTACAATAAAATCAAGCACAAATCCTAATGAGCTTAGCCCAGCACAAAGAATGGAAAACACACAAAGAGTGGCCTTAAAAAATAACGAACAATATGTGCCTACTTTTAACATTATAGAGCAAGTTTTAAAAGTTTATAACACTTTAAATAGTAGCAAAGACTCTATCCAAGCAACCTCTTCTCAAGGAAAAACTCTCGCTTGCTTGTTTAATGACACTAATATTTGCAATACTAGTTCATCTATAACAACCGCAACTTTAAACAACCCACAAAATACCAATAATCCAACGACTATTACTCTTGATAGTGTTCTTAATGGAGTATTAAGCGGGCTATCTAATTCTATAAGCTCTATGAGTCAAGCCATTTCAAAAGTAAATACGCAAGAAATTGCTCAAATGCTTTTTGGCTCTCAAGGTAATGTTAATATAGGAGCGCCACAATCAGGTCTCTATAATTCGTATGATTGCAATACGGCTAATGGTGCAATGGCTTGCTCTAAGCAAATGGCTGTTTTCTATAAGCTAATCAATACGCTTAATCAAGACGCTATACCTACAAGTATTACAGACATGCATAATAACACGCAATATAACGACCCTACAGCCTATTACAAAGGTTTGCAAAATGCTCTTGGTTATAGCAACAACAATGGCACGATTACGCTTACTCAAAATGGAATTTTACAAAATATTTTTTCGCAATTACAAAGTCAAGCTCGCAAGATTGACACACTCTATAACACTATTTTTTCTAATGCAAATAATAATGGGCAAACGCTAGATTTGAAAGATAGCTATACTTGCAACAATGGCACATGCACAATTAAAAGTGGTAGCGTAGCAAGCAAGCTCCAAGAATTACAAAAAGAAGAAATGGCGTATAATGAGGCATTAAATAACATCAAAAATACTTTAGCCCCAACAAGCAAAAAAACAACAATGATAGCCACAAAGCCAGAGTCTAATAGCGCTTTTACAGAGGCTATTAATAAAGAAGTTACAAACTTAAAAACTGCGCTTAATACTAAAGGAGGGGCTGATTATTTAAATAATCAAGGGGTTGTTAAAGGGCTTTTAGATGTTTTTAATAATCTTAATTTAGGCACACTCAATAAAGAGCAAGATTTTAAAAATAGCACCATTAGCAGTGGTAGCTACACATATAAAGAGAGCCAAGAAACACACCCTACTTTTAGTAGTGATAGTTCTATTGCTAAAACACTTGAGAGTAAGCAAGAATGTGTAGGTGGTAATGGTATTTGCCATGCGCTTATTGCTATTGGTAATCAAACTTTGAATATTGCCTATAATGGTAATTTGCAAATTAGCTACACTGCAGATAGTAATAAAAAGGTTGAGTTAGGAACTTTTGGTAATTATCATAATTTTTCATTAGGAAATACGATTATCCAAGCTCCTAATAATAATACTTCTAATGGCTTTTCTGCTTTAAAAATCCCTAATGGCACTTCTGCTAGTATTCATATCAATGTTGATGGCACAACCCTCACTTATAATGTAGCTAATGAAAATGGCAAAATAGTTGTAACGCCTCCAAGCTCTCAAACAACGATTGCTGTTAATGGAGGGAATGTTGCAACTATTACTAATTCTAACCCTATTGCAAAAAAAGCAAGCGATGAGGGTGTTTTAGCATTAGGGATTGAGATGAGCCATAATTATGATTCTTTTGGGATTGCAACTAGCCCTGCAAAGCAAATTGTATGTGGATTTGACAATCCTAATGAGGTCTTTAAAGATAAATGTTCTTTTGCTGAGGGCAAACAATATCTTGCACAACTTCTTAACGCTATTCCTACTACAGGAGCTACTAATACCAATGAGATTATTTCGTTATTTGGGCAATTAGTCTCTGATTTATCCGGAAGAAATCAATACACACCAGAACAAGAAGTGGTTATGCAAGAGTTTTTTAACATTATCAATAATGGCATGCAAGATTTAGGCAAAGCAACCAATCTTGATAATCTTGGCACTTTGTTGCAAAAAATCTCTAATAACACTGAAAGTGTGCAAGTGTTTAACCAAAAGCTAGATGAGCTTTTAGGGCATGGGATTGATAATGGTGTGCAAGCGTTGCAAAAAAGAATTGCTAGTTATCAAGATGAAATCAATAATATTCAAGCCCTTGCTAACAATTATGGAAGAGAGCCTTTCTTAAACCAATACGCACCCGGTAAGAGTCATCAACATGGCGTAAGCAATGGTTTTGGTATTAATGTTGGTTATAAGCAATTCTTTGGTAATCAGCGTATTTTTGGCTTTCGTTATTATGGATTCTTTGACTATGGCTATACTTCAATGGGGATAGGCAGTGAGGCCTCAAGCGCTAATATCTTTGTTTATGGTGCAGGGACTGATTTCTTATGGGATGTTTTTAGAAGAACTTATTATACTAAGGCAATCAATTTTGGATTTTTTGCTGGGGTGCAAGTCGCTGGAGCAACTTGGGCAAGCTCTTTGCATAAAGAAATTGTAGATAATTGGGGAAATAGCAAGGATATTGACCCCACACATTTCCAATTTTTATTCAATCTAGGGGTTAGAACTAATTTTTCAGAGTTTAAAAAATATACCGGTAAGATGAGAAATAGGGCGCTTTTACACCAACAAGGGATTGAATTTGGTATCAAAATTCCTACTATCAATCAAGCGTATCTTAATGGTGCGGGCGCTGATGTGAAATACAGAAGACTCTATACTTTCTATATTAACTATGTAACAGGCTTTTAG